A single Crateriforma conspicua DNA region contains:
- a CDS encoding substrate-binding domain-containing protein — MRSNVLWNISRLPVLACVLAGFVFLAISGCGSSKQPTASEKERFPLQAGRYTVLGILTDNQDNNKAKENAEATLLRHPEIKCMVGLWSANTPMILAALRSSERLGDVAVVGFDEHPDTLNGIAEGNVYGTVVQNPYAFGYRSVQWLTMLAKGQAVDVPDSSLIYIPHRRITEDNVQQFRNEVALMKKGEGPLLSPDLDLSGTGVRLAYITNSTDPFWTLAEDGCERAAGQFGCDVDVQMPSAGTIEEQKRFLESNVANQLDGIAISPIDPENQVQMINEACDATTVICQDSDAPKSKRQFYLGTSNYMAGREAGKLIKEIIPEGGEIMLFVGKLEVLNAQERSQGIIDELADKPIPAALQTP; from the coding sequence ATGCGATCGAACGTTCTTTGGAACATTTCCCGTCTTCCCGTCCTGGCATGCGTGTTGGCCGGTTTCGTGTTTCTGGCCATCAGCGGCTGTGGTTCCTCAAAGCAACCGACCGCCAGCGAGAAAGAACGTTTCCCGTTGCAGGCGGGCCGATACACGGTCCTTGGGATTCTGACGGATAACCAAGACAACAACAAAGCCAAGGAGAATGCTGAAGCGACGCTGCTGCGTCACCCCGAAATCAAGTGCATGGTGGGGCTTTGGAGTGCCAATACGCCAATGATCCTGGCCGCGCTGCGAAGTAGTGAGCGTTTGGGGGACGTCGCCGTCGTCGGGTTCGACGAACACCCCGATACGCTGAATGGAATCGCGGAAGGAAATGTCTATGGCACGGTGGTTCAGAATCCTTATGCGTTCGGTTATCGCAGCGTTCAGTGGTTGACCATGCTGGCCAAGGGCCAGGCCGTGGACGTACCCGATAGTTCGCTGATCTATATCCCGCACCGCCGGATCACCGAAGACAACGTGCAGCAATTTCGCAACGAAGTCGCCCTGATGAAGAAGGGCGAAGGGCCTCTACTGTCACCCGACTTGGACTTGAGCGGCACTGGCGTCCGATTGGCCTACATCACCAACAGCACGGATCCTTTTTGGACGCTGGCCGAAGACGGGTGCGAGCGTGCGGCGGGACAGTTTGGATGCGATGTGGACGTCCAGATGCCTTCGGCCGGTACCATCGAAGAACAAAAACGCTTTCTGGAGTCCAACGTCGCTAATCAGTTGGACGGGATCGCAATCAGCCCGATTGATCCGGAAAACCAAGTCCAGATGATCAACGAGGCTTGTGACGCGACCACGGTGATCTGCCAAGACAGCGATGCGCCGAAATCGAAACGCCAGTTTTACTTGGGGACCAGCAACTACATGGCCGGGCGCGAAGCGGGCAAACTGATCAAGGAGATCATCCCCGAAGGCGGTGAAATCATGTTGTTCGTCGGCAAACTGGAAGTCCTGAACGCTCAGGAACGCAGCCAAGGCATCATCGACGAACTGGCGGATAAACCGATCCCCGCCGCCCTGCAGACGCCCTGA